A stretch of the Myxococcales bacterium genome encodes the following:
- a CDS encoding HAMP domain-containing protein, whose amino-acid sequence MRLAPRLVLAFGFVAVLSTTGLGVLVREDRVNAETTRFDAEVQRACDSVRAEVVRQAERDRRLVGGACQSGELVDRALVALEHGDFAERRLAFSSLVPAERVAFDFDELLLAVDDGDLVGADPKSLLSQSRRDVAAAMGKGPASYSFRRGDHALSLVSRCAKAGRGHVAGLVGARHLEPLLARQGAALGVTVAVGRAVPAADVTVASCGLADERGAEIPLTVSKPRAELTLALASIDQRILLAAAVSLGVALVFAVLLARSLGRPLAELAREASRVKTDEARPLTVRGSGEVRDLVVAFDKMIEDLAVTRRRLAATTRVAAWREVARRVAHEVKNPLAPIRAAVETLRRLRARDDPAFDEYFDEATRTVLSEVHRISTIVTEFTRFARLPQPRPEDLDPVEVARKVVSSHEPLAESTVLELVEPVAPKAAASPRRPRTLRADRDQLVQVLTNLVQNALDAVRGRPDARVTLSVVWEPDGRCSLTVEDNGPGLAKEIAPRLFEPYATTKAQGTGLGLAIAQRIAIEHDGELAYIGRSAAGGAAFRLSLVPEGPPPEPRGPASG is encoded by the coding sequence GCGTCAAGCCGAGCGTGATCGCCGGCTCGTGGGCGGCGCGTGCCAATCGGGCGAGCTCGTCGATCGCGCGCTCGTGGCCCTCGAGCACGGTGACTTCGCGGAGCGGCGCCTCGCGTTCTCTTCGCTCGTGCCGGCCGAGCGGGTGGCGTTCGACTTCGACGAGCTCTTGCTCGCGGTCGACGACGGCGATCTCGTGGGGGCCGATCCGAAGTCGCTCCTGTCGCAGTCGCGGCGCGACGTCGCCGCGGCGATGGGCAAGGGCCCCGCGAGCTACTCGTTCCGACGCGGCGATCACGCGCTCTCGCTCGTGTCGCGCTGCGCGAAGGCCGGGCGCGGCCACGTCGCCGGGCTCGTGGGCGCCCGTCACCTCGAGCCGCTCCTCGCGCGGCAAGGCGCCGCGCTCGGCGTCACAGTCGCGGTCGGCCGCGCGGTCCCCGCGGCCGACGTGACGGTAGCCTCGTGCGGCCTCGCCGACGAGCGCGGCGCCGAGATCCCGCTCACCGTGTCGAAGCCGCGCGCGGAGCTCACCCTCGCCCTCGCGAGCATCGATCAGCGCATCTTGCTCGCCGCCGCCGTCTCGCTCGGCGTCGCGCTCGTGTTCGCCGTGCTCCTCGCGAGGAGCCTCGGTCGCCCGCTGGCGGAGCTCGCCCGGGAGGCCAGCCGCGTGAAGACCGACGAGGCCCGCCCGCTCACCGTGCGCGGCTCCGGCGAGGTGCGCGATCTGGTCGTCGCGTTCGACAAGATGATCGAAGACCTCGCGGTCACGCGGCGAAGGCTCGCGGCGACCACGCGCGTGGCGGCGTGGCGCGAGGTCGCGCGGCGCGTCGCGCACGAGGTCAAGAACCCGCTCGCGCCCATCCGCGCCGCCGTCGAGACGCTGCGGCGCCTCCGCGCGCGCGACGATCCGGCCTTCGACGAGTACTTCGACGAGGCGACGCGCACCGTGCTCTCCGAGGTGCACCGCATCTCCACCATCGTGACCGAGTTCACCCGCTTCGCGCGGCTCCCGCAGCCCCGCCCCGAGGACCTCGATCCCGTGGAGGTGGCGCGGAAGGTCGTCTCGTCGCACGAGCCGCTCGCGGAGAGCACCGTCCTCGAGCTCGTCGAGCCCGTCGCGCCGAAGGCCGCGGCGAGCCCGCGCCGCCCGCGCACGCTCCGCGCCGATCGCGACCAGCTCGTGCAGGTGCTCACGAACCTCGTGCAGAACGCCCTCGACGCCGTGCGCGGCCGCCCGGACGCGCGAGTCACGCTCTCGGTGGTGTGGGAGCCCGACGGGCGCTGCTCCCTGACGGTCGAGGACAACGGGCCCGGCCTCGCGAAGGAGATCGCGCCTCGCCTCTTCGAGCCCTACGCGACCACCAAAGCGCAAGGGACCGGCCTCGGGCTCGCCATCGCCCAGCGCATCGCCATCGAACACGACGGCGAGCTCGCCTACATCGGCCGCAGCGCCGCGGGCGGGGCGGCGTTTCGGCTCTCGCTCGTGCCCGAGGGCCCGCCGCCTGAGCCTCGCGGACCGGCGAGCGGGTGA
- a CDS encoding peptidyl-prolyl cis-trans isomerase → MPPRLSPARLARRVAALALGLCVVAPSAGATGVEDAERARTAAIVVRVGRHSLTVGELEARLALVPRFQLTEFGKTPAEIRQGFLDRVVLPELLLAEGAEAEGIAKKLPWSHQVARARSTATLRAIRATVPSASQITADEVAAYYQANRSFYDSPERVHVFRILVATQADAEALLVTLKKDLTLKAFTDLARDKSLDKATNLRAGNLGFLGPDGSSNEAGLKAEPALVAAAATVKDGELVPRPVAEGPSFAVVWRRGTVAATKRTLEEATPQIRDTLARRKLDTATSSALEALTKAHVTERNDAPLSLFNVHIDDGPLGTQAGARDGGPKR, encoded by the coding sequence GTGCCGCCTCGTCTCTCTCCCGCTCGCCTCGCTCGCCGCGTCGCCGCGCTCGCCCTCGGCCTGTGCGTCGTGGCGCCAAGCGCAGGGGCGACGGGCGTCGAAGACGCGGAGCGCGCGCGAACGGCGGCCATCGTCGTGCGCGTAGGCCGACACTCGCTGACCGTCGGCGAGCTCGAGGCGCGGCTCGCGCTGGTGCCCCGCTTCCAGCTCACCGAGTTCGGGAAGACCCCGGCGGAGATTCGCCAAGGGTTCCTCGACCGCGTCGTCTTGCCCGAGCTGCTCCTCGCCGAGGGCGCCGAGGCCGAGGGCATCGCGAAGAAGCTCCCGTGGTCGCACCAGGTCGCGCGCGCCCGCAGCACCGCGACCCTGCGCGCCATCCGGGCCACCGTGCCCTCGGCCTCGCAGATCACCGCCGACGAGGTGGCCGCGTACTACCAGGCGAACCGCAGCTTCTACGACTCGCCCGAGCGCGTGCACGTGTTCCGCATCCTCGTGGCTACGCAGGCCGATGCGGAGGCCCTGCTCGTCACCCTCAAGAAGGACCTCACGCTCAAGGCCTTCACCGACCTCGCGCGCGACAAGAGCCTCGACAAGGCCACGAACCTGCGCGCCGGAAACCTGGGGTTCCTCGGGCCCGACGGCTCGTCGAACGAGGCCGGGCTGAAGGCCGAGCCGGCGCTCGTCGCCGCCGCGGCGACCGTGAAGGACGGCGAGCTCGTGCCGAGGCCCGTCGCCGAGGGGCCGAGCTTCGCGGTGGTGTGGCGAAGAGGCACGGTCGCGGCCACGAAGCGCACGCTCGAGGAGGCGACCCCTCAAATCCGCGACACCCTCGCGCGGCGCAAGCTCGACACCGCGACCTCGAGCGCGCTCGAGGCGCTCACGAAGGCGCACGTCACCGAGCGCAACGACGCGCCGCTGTCGCTCTTCAACGTGCACATCGACGACGGCCCGCTCGGCACGCAGGCCGGCGCAAGAGACGGCGGCCCGAAGCGCTGA
- a CDS encoding DUF523 domain-containing protein — MRIAHHRQALATLRRPSEADPLRVLVSGCLAGLGCGVDGTDYGMGNTCEHLLSLSTVKAFPFCPEDHGMGTPRTMPDLHGGDGFAVLEGNARVKDEHGTDLTEPMLVGARAMVAHARLHSVELALLTDMSAACGSQVISLGCRLDANRRFQKGVGVATAMLLGAGVPVVSQRDFASLAELRALLDPGFIPEPGLLDHHDHPWVVEHFGADRRTRRA, encoded by the coding sequence ATGCGAATCGCCCATCACCGCCAGGCTCTCGCCACGCTTCGCCGTCCCAGCGAGGCGGACCCGCTCCGCGTGCTCGTGAGCGGCTGCCTGGCCGGCCTGGGGTGCGGCGTCGACGGCACCGACTACGGAATGGGTAACACTTGCGAGCACTTGCTGTCGCTCTCCACCGTGAAGGCCTTCCCGTTCTGTCCGGAGGATCACGGGATGGGCACGCCGCGCACGATGCCCGATCTGCACGGGGGAGACGGCTTCGCCGTGCTCGAGGGCAACGCGCGAGTGAAAGACGAGCATGGGACCGACCTCACGGAGCCCATGCTCGTCGGAGCGCGCGCCATGGTCGCCCACGCGCGCCTCCACAGCGTCGAGCTCGCGCTCCTCACCGACATGAGCGCGGCCTGCGGCAGCCAGGTGATCTCGCTAGGGTGCCGGCTCGACGCGAACCGGCGCTTCCAGAAGGGCGTGGGCGTGGCGACCGCGATGCTCCTCGGCGCGGGCGTGCCGGTCGTGAGCCAGCGCGACTTCGCGTCGCTCGCCGAGCTCCGCGCTCTCCTCGATCCCGGATTCATCCCCGAGCCTGGTCTGCTGGACCACCACGACCACCCGTGGGTGGTGGAGCACTTTGGCGCCGATCGACGAACCCGGCGCGCCTGA
- a CDS encoding 4-hydroxy-tetrahydrodipicolinate reductase, whose amino-acid sequence MSEPVSLVSPVSLVSPVSLVSLVPLAVVGASGRMGLAVVRGAEAAGFRVVCAVASHHAGADVGELAGVGKLGVVIAPELSAIAASGARVVVDFSHASALPPLCAICVSSGAALVSGTTGLDGEGERALDQAAAHVPVLWEPNMSVGVAVLAALVRRAIALLGPEVEVEIVETHHHRKADAPSGTALRLAEVASSARAELGADSKLVHGREGRAAKRTPGEVGLHAVRGGDVIGDHTVHLFGAGERLELTHRATGRELFAQGALRAAAHVVGRGPGRVRLAEVLEVALHA is encoded by the coding sequence ATGAGCGAGCCCGTCTCGCTCGTCTCGCCCGTCTCGCTCGTCTCGCCCGTCTCGCTCGTCTCGCTCGTGCCGCTCGCCGTGGTCGGCGCGAGCGGTCGCATGGGCCTCGCGGTGGTGCGTGGCGCCGAGGCGGCGGGCTTCCGCGTCGTGTGCGCGGTCGCGAGTCACCACGCGGGCGCCGACGTGGGCGAGCTCGCGGGCGTGGGCAAGCTCGGCGTCGTGATCGCGCCCGAGCTCTCGGCCATCGCGGCCAGCGGCGCGCGCGTGGTGGTCGATTTCTCTCACGCGTCGGCGCTGCCGCCCTTGTGCGCGATCTGCGTGTCGAGCGGGGCCGCCCTCGTGAGCGGGACGACCGGGCTCGACGGCGAAGGCGAGCGCGCGCTCGACCAAGCCGCCGCGCACGTGCCCGTGCTGTGGGAGCCCAACATGAGCGTGGGCGTCGCCGTGCTGGCCGCGCTCGTGCGCCGCGCGATCGCGCTGCTTGGGCCCGAGGTCGAGGTCGAGATCGTGGAGACGCACCACCACCGCAAGGCCGACGCGCCGAGCGGCACCGCGCTGCGCCTCGCCGAGGTGGCCTCGAGCGCGCGCGCCGAGCTTGGCGCCGACTCGAAGCTCGTGCACGGTCGCGAGGGCCGCGCCGCCAAGCGGACGCCCGGCGAGGTGGGCCTGCACGCGGTGCGCGGCGGCGACGTGATCGGCGACCACACCGTGCACCTCTTCGGTGCGGGCGAGCGCCTCGAGCTCACGCACCGCGCGACGGGCCGCGAGCTCTTCGCGCAAGGCGCCCTCCGCGCGGCCGCCCACGTCGTGGGGCGCGGCCCCGGCCGGGTGCGCCTCGCCGAGGTGCTCGAGGTCGCCCTCCACGCGTGA
- a CDS encoding 4-hydroxy-tetrahydrodipicolinate synthase: MVDVTLRGTFTALVTPFTSDHAVDHAAFERVLEAQVAGGVSGLVPCGTTGESPTLTEAEQLELVTRCVAAAKPTRGGVRVVAGTGSFSTKKTIDASVAAERAGADAVMVVVPYYSKPTQEGLFQHFVAVARAVSCPVVVYNIPGRTGIDLAADTLLRIMEVAPNVTATKEATGNVLRAQELVRRSEGRLTVLSGDDGLTFPMAALGAQGVISVTSNLLPGHVSRATRLALEAFAGAGDVAGARAAHFALLPVHDAMFVEANPGPVKAAMARAGLLAEAVRAPLAPISEAARARVLEAVAAFTARAGADPRAS; encoded by the coding sequence ATGGTCGACGTCACCCTTCGCGGAACCTTCACGGCGCTCGTCACCCCCTTCACGAGCGACCACGCCGTGGACCACGCGGCCTTCGAGCGCGTGCTCGAGGCGCAGGTCGCTGGCGGCGTGAGCGGCCTCGTGCCCTGCGGCACCACGGGGGAGAGCCCCACGCTCACCGAGGCCGAGCAGCTCGAGCTCGTGACCCGCTGCGTGGCCGCCGCCAAGCCGACGCGGGGCGGAGTGCGCGTCGTCGCGGGCACGGGGTCGTTCTCGACGAAGAAGACCATCGACGCCTCGGTCGCCGCGGAGCGCGCCGGCGCCGACGCGGTGATGGTGGTGGTGCCGTACTACAGCAAGCCCACGCAGGAGGGGCTCTTCCAACACTTCGTGGCCGTCGCGCGCGCCGTCTCCTGCCCCGTGGTCGTCTACAACATCCCCGGCCGCACCGGGATCGACCTCGCGGCCGACACGCTGCTCCGCATCATGGAAGTGGCGCCGAACGTCACCGCGACCAAAGAGGCCACCGGGAACGTGCTGCGCGCGCAGGAGCTCGTGCGGCGGAGCGAGGGGCGCCTGACCGTGCTCTCCGGGGACGACGGCCTCACCTTCCCGATGGCTGCGCTCGGCGCGCAGGGTGTCATCAGCGTCACCTCGAACCTCTTGCCCGGGCACGTGTCGCGGGCCACGCGCCTCGCGCTCGAGGCCTTCGCCGGCGCGGGCGACGTGGCGGGGGCGCGCGCGGCGCATTTCGCCTTGCTGCCCGTGCACGACGCGATGTTCGTCGAAGCGAACCCAGGCCCCGTGAAGGCCGCGATGGCGCGCGCGGGGCTCCTCGCTGAGGCGGTGCGTGCGCCCCTCGCGCCGATCTCCGAGGCCGCGCGGGCGCGCGTGCTCGAGGCGGTGGCCGCGTTCACGGCGAGGGCGGGCGCCGACCCGCGCGCCTCATGA
- a CDS encoding sigma-54-dependent Fis family transcriptional regulator, with the protein MPYLSKATRLLLVDDDVELCALLELQLSAKGHRDVALAHDVRSAVDLLGRSTIDAILLDLRLGREDGFDVLREARQRCPEVAVLVLTADGSVESAVSAMRAGAFGYLLKPLAEHELLQNVAHAVEATRLRREVRGLRRIVGDDAGQGTMVGASPAIREVRDVLARLAPTDATVLILGESGTGKELAARTLHSLSPRQAGPFVTINCAALAPTLLESTLFGHLKGAFTGAGESREGLFAAARGGTLFLDEVGEASLEVQAKLLRVLETRKFCRVGSTREEETDARIVTATNRDLRLEVSEKRFREDLFYRLFVVPVSLPPLRDRAGDVPLLAELFLERAAARHKRAAPALGPEALAALSGHTWPGNVRELANAMEAAVLLARGGEVELDRLPGIGVASAPSRAVVDLDAALAGAFERFESEAGDEPPPLKDARDALERAYLTAVLRRAAGNVSVAARLAGRNRTDFYDLLRRHALKPAEYKH; encoded by the coding sequence ATGCCTTACCTCTCGAAAGCGACGCGGCTGCTGCTCGTCGACGACGACGTGGAGCTCTGCGCGCTCCTGGAGCTCCAGCTCTCCGCGAAGGGGCACCGCGACGTCGCGCTGGCGCACGACGTACGGAGCGCGGTGGATCTCCTCGGGCGCTCGACGATCGACGCCATTTTGCTCGATCTGCGCCTCGGCCGAGAGGACGGCTTCGACGTGCTCCGCGAGGCCCGGCAGCGCTGCCCGGAGGTCGCCGTGCTCGTGCTCACCGCCGACGGCTCGGTCGAGAGCGCGGTCTCGGCGATGCGAGCCGGCGCGTTCGGCTACCTGCTGAAGCCCCTCGCCGAGCACGAGCTCCTCCAGAACGTGGCGCACGCGGTCGAGGCCACCCGCCTCCGTCGCGAGGTGCGAGGGCTGCGACGCATCGTGGGCGACGACGCCGGACAGGGCACGATGGTCGGCGCGAGCCCGGCCATCCGCGAGGTGCGGGACGTGTTGGCGCGCCTCGCCCCCACCGACGCCACCGTGCTCATCCTCGGCGAGTCGGGCACCGGGAAGGAGCTCGCGGCGCGCACCCTCCACTCGCTCTCGCCGCGACAGGCCGGCCCGTTCGTGACCATCAACTGCGCCGCGCTCGCCCCCACCCTCCTCGAGAGCACCCTCTTCGGGCACCTGAAGGGCGCGTTCACCGGCGCGGGGGAGTCGCGCGAGGGCCTCTTCGCGGCGGCGCGCGGGGGCACGCTGTTCCTCGACGAGGTGGGCGAGGCGAGCCTGGAGGTGCAGGCGAAGCTCCTGCGCGTCCTCGAGACCCGCAAGTTCTGCCGCGTGGGCTCCACGCGCGAAGAGGAGACCGACGCGCGCATCGTCACGGCCACGAACCGCGACCTGCGCCTCGAGGTCTCCGAGAAGCGCTTCCGAGAAGATCTGTTCTATCGGCTCTTCGTGGTGCCCGTGTCGCTCCCTCCGCTGCGGGACCGCGCGGGCGACGTGCCGCTGCTCGCGGAGCTCTTCCTCGAACGCGCGGCGGCGCGTCACAAGCGCGCCGCGCCTGCACTTGGCCCCGAGGCCCTCGCCGCGCTGTCGGGGCACACGTGGCCGGGCAACGTGCGCGAGCTGGCGAACGCCATGGAGGCCGCCGTGCTCCTCGCGCGGGGCGGCGAGGTGGAGCTCGATCGCCTGCCGGGCATCGGCGTCGCGAGCGCGCCCTCGCGCGCCGTGGTCGACCTCGACGCGGCGCTCGCCGGCGCGTTCGAGCGCTTCGAGTCCGAGGCCGGCGACGAGCCGCCGCCGCTGAAAGACGCGCGCGATGCGCTCGAGCGCGCCTACCTGACCGCAGTGCTCCGCCGGGCGGCGGGGAACGTGAGCGTCGCGGCGCGCCTGGCCGGCCGGAACCGCACCGACTTCTACGATCTCCTCCGACGGCACGCGCTAAAGCCTGCAGAATACAAGCACTAG
- a CDS encoding DUF1957 domain-containing protein translates to MAKGYLALVLHAHLPFVRHPEHERHLEERWLYEALLECYLPIVEALDRLRDGGVPYALTMSLTPPLAAMLGDELLRGRFGAHLKRLEDLAEQEATRVGDDPRFAPIVAFYRAQLAGARVVWERHGGRVIDALVSHWDSGGLELLACSATHAYLPGMLPAPEGIRPQLELGMRGFEALTGRRPAGAWLAECAYHPDLDDALSQAGVKYTILDSHGLENAEPRPPFGVHAPILSPGGTAFFGRDPESSRVVWSRSEGYPGDVYYRDFYRDIGFDLDESELAGEVGPFGARVMTGLKYYRITGDTDHKEPYMPGEARARAWEHAGDFVRGRRAQVERLCESGATAGTPVVVAPYDAELFGHWWFEGPWFLEAMFRRLAEEERACPGVLEATTLGHYLAREPTCAEATPCASSWGAGGYGEVWVGPEAAWTWRHVHHATRWVKDLVVQHREVDGVRGQALDQLIRELLLLQSSDWNFILRTATSIGYAEARLRAHTHRLRHLAYLLDKAQLDADDVAFIADVATRDNLLAPLTSSQLRSVF, encoded by the coding sequence ATGGCGAAGGGCTACCTCGCGCTCGTCCTCCACGCGCACCTGCCGTTCGTGCGCCACCCGGAGCACGAGCGCCACCTCGAGGAGCGCTGGCTCTACGAGGCGCTCTTGGAGTGCTACCTGCCCATCGTCGAGGCGCTCGATCGCCTCCGCGACGGGGGCGTGCCTTACGCGCTTACGATGAGCCTCACGCCGCCGCTGGCGGCGATGCTCGGCGACGAGCTGTTGCGTGGGCGCTTCGGCGCCCACCTGAAGCGCCTCGAGGACCTGGCCGAGCAGGAGGCCACACGCGTGGGGGACGACCCCCGCTTCGCGCCGATCGTGGCGTTCTATCGCGCGCAGCTCGCGGGCGCGCGCGTCGTGTGGGAGCGGCACGGCGGGCGGGTCATCGACGCGCTGGTGAGCCACTGGGACTCCGGCGGCCTCGAGCTGCTCGCGTGCTCGGCGACCCACGCCTATCTCCCCGGCATGCTGCCCGCGCCGGAGGGCATTCGCCCGCAGCTCGAGCTCGGCATGCGCGGGTTCGAGGCGCTCACCGGCCGCCGCCCCGCCGGCGCCTGGCTCGCCGAGTGCGCGTACCATCCCGACCTCGACGACGCGCTCTCGCAAGCGGGTGTAAAATACACGATCCTCGACAGCCACGGCCTCGAGAACGCGGAGCCGCGCCCGCCGTTCGGTGTGCACGCGCCCATCCTCTCGCCCGGTGGGACGGCGTTCTTCGGGCGCGATCCCGAGTCGAGCCGGGTGGTGTGGTCGCGCAGCGAGGGCTACCCCGGCGACGTCTACTACCGCGATTTCTATCGCGATATCGGCTTCGACTTGGACGAGTCCGAGCTGGCCGGCGAGGTGGGGCCGTTCGGGGCCCGCGTCATGACCGGGCTCAAGTACTACCGAATCACGGGCGACACCGATCACAAGGAGCCCTACATGCCCGGCGAGGCCCGCGCGCGCGCGTGGGAGCACGCCGGCGACTTCGTGCGCGGTCGCAGGGCGCAGGTCGAGCGGCTGTGCGAGTCGGGCGCGACGGCCGGGACGCCTGTGGTCGTGGCGCCCTACGACGCCGAGCTGTTCGGGCACTGGTGGTTCGAGGGGCCGTGGTTCCTCGAGGCGATGTTCCGCAGGCTCGCCGAGGAAGAGCGCGCCTGCCCCGGCGTGCTCGAGGCCACCACCCTCGGCCACTACTTGGCGCGCGAGCCCACGTGCGCCGAGGCCACTCCGTGCGCCTCATCGTGGGGCGCGGGCGGGTACGGCGAGGTGTGGGTGGGGCCCGAGGCGGCGTGGACCTGGCGCCACGTGCACCACGCGACCCGCTGGGTGAAGGACCTGGTCGTGCAGCACCGCGAGGTGGACGGCGTACGGGGGCAGGCGCTCGATCAGCTCATCCGCGAGCTCCTGCTGCTCCAGTCGAGCGACTGGAACTTCATCCTGCGCACCGCCACCTCGATCGGCTACGCCGAGGCCCGCCTCCGCGCGCACACGCACCGGCTGCGCCACCTCGCGTACCTGCTCGACAAGGCCCAACTAGACGCCGACGACGTCGCCTTCATCGCCGACGTGGCCACCCGCGACAACCTGCTCGCGCCGCTGACGTCGAGCCAGCTCCGCTCGGTGTTCTGA
- the rplU gene encoding 50S ribosomal protein L21 encodes MYAVIRTGGKQYRVSQGDTLRVEKLAGSVGDVVTLSEVLLVGGDSMKIGQPMVAGASVEAKITGQGRGEKIIVFKFRRRKNYRRKAGHRQPITTLQITSIKG; translated from the coding sequence ATGTACGCGGTTATCAGAACGGGCGGAAAGCAATATCGGGTCTCGCAGGGCGACACGCTCCGCGTCGAGAAGCTCGCGGGCAGCGTGGGCGACGTCGTCACCCTCAGTGAGGTCCTGCTCGTCGGCGGCGACTCGATGAAGATCGGCCAGCCCATGGTGGCCGGCGCCTCGGTCGAGGCCAAGATCACCGGGCAGGGCCGCGGCGAGAAGATCATCGTCTTCAAGTTCCGCCGCCGGAAGAACTACCGCCGCAAGGCCGGCCACCGCCAGCCCATCACCACCCTCCAAATCACCAGCATCAAGGGCTGA
- the rpmA gene encoding 50S ribosomal protein L27, giving the protein MAHKKGAGSTRNGRDSNSQRRGVKVYGGEKVTAGSILVRQVGSTFAAGKNAGLGKDFTIFSLIDGVVKYEWRTKTQKKVSVYPAAP; this is encoded by the coding sequence ATGGCTCACAAAAAAGGCGCGGGCAGCACCAGGAACGGCCGCGATTCGAACTCCCAGCGCCGCGGCGTGAAGGTGTACGGCGGCGAGAAGGTCACCGCAGGTAGCATCCTCGTCCGCCAGGTCGGCTCCACGTTCGCCGCCGGCAAGAACGCCGGCCTCGGGAAAGACTTCACGATCTTCTCGCTCATCGACGGCGTCGTCAAATACGAGTGGCGCACGAAGACCCAGAAGAAGGTCTCCGTCTACCCCGCAGCGCCCTGA
- a CDS encoding HAD hydrolase family protein translates to MAASGDRWRRATAKGYKLLAVDLDGTLLNHNGEPHERDVRAMQALMRSGVAVSIITGRLYSGTRTSAEIVGIKGPVACADGSHVVRVSNDETLVHHGIRGASAKKLREAVVRNNLATFLFAGDAIVYDRDGESYLPYLRTWSADMQRATLVSEHGLWKAQAGLTAVVGLGPEAAITSAVDDIQRDCKRRAQVAAFPVKRVPGNWGLIARASGGTKGTALEWLAEHHGCSLAETVCVGDWLNDVPMFNVSGRAFAMGQAPEAVKQVATDVCAETSEEGGGIARAVRECFGVRIH, encoded by the coding sequence ATGGCAGCGTCGGGGGACAGATGGCGACGCGCGACGGCCAAGGGCTACAAGCTCTTGGCCGTCGATCTTGACGGCACGCTGTTGAACCACAACGGCGAGCCTCACGAGCGCGACGTGCGCGCCATGCAGGCGCTCATGCGCAGCGGCGTGGCGGTGAGCATCATCACGGGTCGGCTGTACTCGGGCACCCGCACGAGCGCCGAGATCGTGGGCATCAAGGGGCCCGTCGCCTGCGCCGACGGGAGCCACGTGGTGCGCGTCTCGAACGACGAGACCCTCGTCCACCACGGCATCCGTGGCGCGAGCGCAAAGAAGCTCCGCGAGGCCGTCGTCCGCAACAACCTCGCCACCTTCCTGTTCGCGGGCGACGCCATCGTCTACGACCGGGACGGCGAGAGCTACCTGCCCTACCTCCGCACCTGGTCGGCCGACATGCAGCGCGCGACCCTCGTGTCGGAGCACGGGCTCTGGAAGGCGCAGGCCGGCCTCACCGCCGTCGTGGGGCTCGGGCCCGAGGCGGCGATCACCTCCGCGGTCGACGACATCCAGCGCGACTGCAAGCGGCGCGCGCAGGTGGCGGCGTTCCCGGTGAAGCGCGTGCCCGGCAACTGGGGGCTCATCGCGCGCGCCTCGGGCGGGACCAAGGGCACCGCCCTCGAGTGGCTCGCGGAGCACCACGGTTGCAGCTTGGCCGAGACCGTCTGCGTGGGCGACTGGCTGAACGACGTGCCCATGTTCAACGTGAGCGGCCGCGCGTTCGCGATGGGGCAGGCGCCCGAGGCGGTGAAGCAGGTGGCCACCGACGTGTGCGCCGAGACCAGCGAGGAAGGCGGCGGCATCGCCCGCGCCGTGCGCGAGTGCTTCGGAGTGCGCATCCACTGA
- a CDS encoding ferrous iron transport protein A: MPPPSSPPSLARSAPARTLDSLANGASGRVVEVRLDPGDAAWLSAVGIGVGETLTVLRRALLGGPLHIATEAGGEFALGAPLAKGIVVADDP; encoded by the coding sequence GTGCCACCGCCCTCGTCGCCCCCGTCGCTAGCTCGCAGCGCGCCGGCGCGTACGCTCGACTCGCTCGCGAACGGCGCCTCTGGGCGTGTCGTCGAGGTGCGCCTCGATCCGGGCGACGCGGCATGGCTCTCGGCCGTGGGCATCGGCGTCGGCGAGACGCTGACCGTGCTTCGACGCGCGCTGCTCGGCGGACCGCTCCACATCGCGACCGAAGCCGGCGGCGAGTTCGCGCTCGGCGCGCCGCTGGCCAAGGGAATCGTGGTCGCCGACGACCCATGA